One genomic window of Gossypium hirsutum isolate 1008001.06 chromosome D11, Gossypium_hirsutum_v2.1, whole genome shotgun sequence includes the following:
- the LOC107933844 gene encoding cysteine--tRNA ligase 2, cytoplasmic: MTGKTVTNFLPMIGCTMGMLLITMRRCQNLWITQRYHPLALRSFLINAHYRSPLNYSVVQLEGASDAIFYIYQTLKDCQDALLQLQEEIPNDGKPARTTPDTNECISKLRNEFQVKMSDDLSTSLILTGAFLEALKLVNNLLTMLKKKQQKQQRLLVIQSLKEIEKEVTKVLDVLGLQPPCSYNEVLLQLKEKALTRAGLVEDDVIRLINERFEVRRNKDFLKSDQMRAHL; encoded by the exons atgacTGGAAAAACCGTAACAAATTTTCTACCTATGATTGGTTGCACAATGGGCATGTTACTAATAACAATGAGAAGATGTCAAAATCTTTGG ATTACTCAGAGATATCATCCACTGGCTTTGCGGTCCTTCTTGATAAATGCACACTATCGTTCTCCTCTCAATTACTCCGTTGTTCAGTTGGAAGGTGCATCAGATGCTATTTTTTACATATATCAG ACTTTGAAAGATTGCCAAGATGCTCTATTGCAACTACAAGAAGAAATTCCCAATGATGGCAAACCAGCTCGGACTACTCCGGACACCAATGAATGCATTAGCAAGCTCCGCAATGAGTTCCAGGTGAAAATGTCAGATGATTTGAGCACTTCACTTATACTGACTGGAGCCTTTCTAGAAGCGTTGAAGTTGGTAAACAATTTGTTGACCATGCTAAAG AAGAAGCAGCAAAAGCAGCAAAGATTATTGGTAATTCAATCCCTTAAAGAGATTGAGAAAGAAGTTACGAAAGTTTTGGATGTACTTGGATTGCAGCCACCTTGCTCTTATAATGAG GTTTTGCTGCAATTAAAGGAGAAAGCATTAACAAGAGCCGGGTTGGTGGAAGATGATGTGATTCGTCTAATTAACGAAAGATTTGAAGTGAGGAGAAACAAGGACTTCTTGAAAAGTGATCAGATGAGAGCTCATTTGTAA
- the LOC121223349 gene encoding uncharacterized protein, with translation MIGSLGALIILVDPAGVRQPHRILVDTDVDTDDVFALFYLLKQDTTRFDLQAITVNANGWSEAGHAINHIYDILFMMGRDDIPVGVGGEGGILPNGTILPNVGGYQPIIDQGMSTAGECRYRQAIPVAHRGRLDVNSNYGIRKAFLPQGGRRYTPLKQPTAQQVMIDTISSGPTTVFLMGAHTNFAIFLMTNPHLKKNVKHIYAMGGSVRSNCLKKDGSGNSIECADIGNLYPQDSNPYAEFNIFSDPFAAYKVLHSGIPFTLIPLDATNSIPVSKSFFMEFERRQDTYEAKYCFQALKIIHYTWLGGIFYEQYCMWDSFLVGVALSTMRNSHNHNGENKFAEMQYMNITVVTSNKPYGALDGSNPLITGYSIPKFNVHKNGVHSGHVQMGMQDPFCLQKGKGKCQDGYTKEDTGEDAVRVLVAVKAKASHDKGSSLGREFYRSFLNVINSPERSGRFDIRSQYPNHKEALYKSDFGKKMRGNPIVFDMDMSAGDFLALLYLLKLPVELINLKGILISSTGWATPATIDVVYDILHMMGRDDIPVGLGDAFAVGQANPSFTAIGDCKYSKAIPHGSGGYLDSDTLYGLARDLPRSPRRYTAANFVKYGAPRDIENPELRQPSAQDVWKSVVENLDPGSKITILTNGPLTNLAQILGSENASSVIQGVYIVGGHIGNVYDNSKGNLFTVPLNKFAELNMFLDPLAAKEVFTSSLGITLVPLQMQRRVSSFSTLLSRMNATTQTPELVFARRLLSRLWQLQQQHYRYHHMDIFLGEILGAVTLAGNPHLNQTFTSKPLKVLADGDITVIGEITIDEEQGKQVKVLENINSQAYYDHFTRVLGDHRQSAVLASFHEQERLWTSRPESINIGHNQKL, from the exons ATGATTGGAAGTCTGGGAGCTTTGATTATCTTGGTGGATCCTGCTGGTGTTCGTCAGCCTCATCGGATTCTGGTCGATACAGATGTTGATACCGACGACGTTTTTGCTCTCTTTTATCTTTTGAAGCAGGACACGACGCGATTCGACTTGCAG GCAATTACAGTGAATGCAAATGGATGGAGTGAAGCAGGGCATGCCATTAATCATATATACGATATTCTATTCATGATGGGACGTGATGATATTCCTGTGGGAGTTGGAGGTGAAGGTGGTATTTTGCCCAATGGCACTATCCTTCCTAATGTTGGTGGATATCAACCCATTATTGACCAG GGAATGTCAACAGCTGGGGAATGTAGATATAGGCAAGCAATCCCTGTGGCACATAGAGGGCGTCTTGATGTCAATTCTAACTATGGCATTAGGAAAGCTTTCCTTCCACAG GGTGGCAGGAGGTATACTCCACTTAAGCAACCCACAGCACAACAAGTGATGATAGATACAATATCTTCAGGTCCTACAACCGTGTTTCTCATGGGAGCACATACAAACTTTGCCATCTTTCTTATGACCAATCCTCACTTGAAGAAAAATGTTAAGCACATTTATGCAATGGGAGGTTCGGTTAGATCGAACTGTTTGAAGAAAGATGGTTCTGGTAATTCAATCGAATGTGCTGATATTGGTAATCTGTATCCACAAGATAGCAATCCATATGCTGAGTTCAATATATTTTCAGATCCTTTTGCTGCTTACAAG GTTTTGCATTCTGGTATCCCATTTACACTTATTCCTCTAGATGCAACAAATAGCATTCCTGTAAGTAAGAGTTTCTTCATGGAGTTTGAAAGGAGACAGGATACGTACGAGGCAAAATATTGCTTCCAAGCTTTGAAGATTATTCACTATACCTGGTTGGGTGGTATATTTTATGAG CAATATTGTATGTGGGACTCTTTTCTGGTTGGTGTAGCATTATCTACAATGCGTAACTCTCACAATCATAATGGAGAAAATAAGTTTGCAGAGATGCAATATATGAACATAACGGTCGTTACCTCAAATAAACCTTATGGAGCATTAGATGGCTCAAATCCACTGATTACAGGATATTCAATCCCAAAGTTTAATGTACACAAGAATGGGGTTCATAGTGGCCATGTTCAAATGGGAATGCAAGATCCCTTTTGCCTTCAGAAAGGAAAAGGGAAATGTCAG GATGGTTACACGAAAGAAGATACTGGAGAGGATGCCGTGCGTGTTCTTGTTGCAGTGAAAGCTAAAGCCAGTCATGATAAGGGAAGCTCACTTGGAAGAGAATTTTATAGAAGTTTTCTCAAT GTTATAAATAGCCCTGAGAGAAGTGGAAGGTTTGATATCAGAAGCCAATATCCAAACCACAAGGAGGCTCTTTATAAATCAGATTTCGGAAAGAAGATGAGGGGAAATCCAATTGTTTTCGACATGGATATGAGCGCCGGGGACTTTCTAGCTCTTTTATATCTCCTCAAGTTACCTGTGGAATTAATTAATCTCAAG GGAATACTTATCAGCTCAACAGGCTGGGCAACTCCTGCAACGATTGATGTTGTGTATGATATATTACATATGATGGGCCGTGATGACATTCCGGTAGGTCTTGGTGATGCATTCGCAGTTGGTCAAGCCAATCCATCTTTCACTGCTATTGGAGACTGCAAGTATTCCAAAGCGATCCCTCATGGTAGTGGTGGTTACTTGGACTCCGACACGCTATATGGACTAGCTCGTGATTTACCTCGAAGTCCAAGAAG ATATACGGCAGCAAACTTTGTCAAGTATGGAGCTCCTAGAGATATTGAGAATCCCGAACTTAGGCAGCCATCAGCTCAAGATGTTTGGAAATCTGTAGTGGAAAATTTGGATCCAGGATCCAAGATCACAATATTGACTAATGGACCTTTGACAAATTTAGCTCAGATCCTTGGGTCGGAGAATGCAAGCTCGGTGATTCAG GGAGTATACATTGTTGGAGGACACATAGGCAATGTCTATGACAATAGCAAAGGAAATCTTTTCACTGTTCCCTTGAATAAATTTGCAGAACTTAACATGTTTCTTGATCCATTAGCTGCAAAGGAAGTTTTCACTTCATCTCTGGGTATCACACTTGTTCCACTGCAGATGCAAAGAAGAGTTAGTTCCTTCAGCACCCTTCTTAGCAGGATGAATGCCACAACTCAGACTCCTGAACTTGTATTTGCCCGACGTTTACTTTCGAGACTTTGGCAATTACAACAGCAACATTATagatatcatcacatg GATATATTTTTAGGAGAGATCCTTGGTGCAGTAACCTTGGCTGGAAATCCACATCTGAACCAGACATTTACGTCCAAGCCTCTTAAGGTCTTGGCAGATGGAGACATTACAGTGATAGGAGAGATAACCATTGATGAAGAACAAGGGAAACAAGTGAAGGTTTTGGAAAATATTAATTCACAGGCATACTATGACCATTTCACTAGGGTCTTAGGTGATCACAGACAATCTGCTGTGCTTGCAAGCTTTCATGAGCAGGAAAGACTGTGGACGTCACGACCAGAAAGTATAAATATCGGTCATAATCAGAAGTTGTAA
- the LOC107933864 gene encoding uncharacterized protein: MGTSVCFLNLSSCPRLRLSTFRILSSSEIGVSRRQVLEQVDKELSKGDERAALSLVKDLQGKPGGLRCFAAARQVPQRLYTLDELRLNGIETASLLSPVDSTLGSIERNLQLAAILGGVAAWNAFSFNPQQILFISLGFLFLWTLDLVSFNGGIGSLVLDTIGHTISQKYHNRVIQHEAGHFLIAYLVGILPRGYTLTSLEALKKEGSLNIQAGTAFVDFEFLEEVNAGKVSATTLNRFSCIALAGVATEYLLFGYAEGGLADINKLDGLLKGLGFSQKKADSQVRWAVLNTILLLRRHEAARSKLAEAMSLGKTVGSCIDIIEDNVNDADI; this comes from the exons ATGGGCACTTCTGTTTGTTTTTTGAATTTGAGTTCATGTCCAAGGCTTAGGTTGTCTACGTTCAGGATTTTAAGTTCATCAGAAATTGGAGTGTCGAGAAGACAAGTATTGGAACAAGTTGATAAGGAGCTGAGCAAGGGAGATGAGAGGGCTGCTCTCTCTCTTGTCAAGGACTTGCAAGGAAAGCCTGGTGGCCTTCGATGTTTTGCTGCTGCTCGCCAG GTTCCCCAAAGACTCTACACCTTGGACGAATTGAGATTGAATGGAATAGAAACTGCATCTCTTCTATCACCAGTTGATTCAACTCTGGGTTCAATAGAAAGGAACCTGCAACTTGCTGCTATCTTAGGAGGGGTTGCAGCTTGGAATGCTTTTAGTTTTAACCCACAGCAAATCCTGTTTATTTCTTTGGGATTCTTGTTTCTCTGGACACTAGACTTG GTTTCATTCAATGGAGGAATTGGCAGCTTGGTCCTTGACACAATTGGTCACACTATCAGTCAAAAGTACCACAACAGGGTTATTCAA CATGAAGCTGGTCATTTCTTGATCGCGTACCTGGTGGGCATCCTTCCTAGAGGATATACATTAACTAGTTTGGAAGCTTTAAAGAAAGAAGGATCACTCAATATTCAAGCAGGAACAGCCTTTGTGGATTTTGAGTTTCTCGAAGAA GTCAATGCAGGGAAAGTATCAGCTACG ACACTGAACAGATTCTCATGCATAGCCCTAGCAGGTGTGGCAACCGAATATCTGTTATTCGGATACGCTGAGGGAGGCCTTGCTGATATAAACAAG TTGGATGGATTGCTCAAAGGCTTGGGATTCTCACAAAAGAAAGCAGATTCCCAAGTTAGGTGGGCTGTACTTAACACCATACTACTATTGCGTCGCCATGAAGCAGCTCGATCTAAACTTGCAGAGGCGATGTCCCTGGGAAAAACTGTGGGATCTTGCATTGACATTATAGAGGATAACGTCAATGATGCTGACATATAG
- the LOC107933826 gene encoding hyaluronan mediated motility receptor yields MARKKPAKKKPTRNKSQDFQQQNPSQEIQDSAKDSSFTESSNEMNPQSPMEDPNEQLQSLQTLNSLLVKETFEKRQQVELLVQYYKGLEAELSKRKELEGVQSDKNMGLEWQNGVLSVYMETQMKEMGVEKEREIGELNSKVNGLISSLENERERLSLVSKERDLARNDFELQVNEGSLMKANLVDMEKNERGFLEEIGKLRVECDKLLGDKEELEKVKSSVVKDKDLLEKNIKDMVMEVEDLRIKIENLEKEKKEIEMEKIYQRAKIDELEKKMRNMDEVILNFNKEEGVLRSKVFLLEKNYAEAMDREAELAKEIDALVEEKRAIEQNLERVMEEKDLATKSLETTVAESADKQRRIDKLLEERDAATRVLEMNKKELKDMREKIEDFLGDKSEIEKVKFSGEINKSELHKEVSDLWDVVNRLLEACEAYENKKKELISEVSCIRVSFDELTLEKDNALKVLDEEKQNGVNLRLKVSEMEKILEETTEELTQKKAEWQNLIKEKEEMVNHCRSMAEDKDGLQKELLEAKRTLNDLRAKMESTSIKYQQLLTLLKNTASRLCQSKCETDRKKKEEAAIAERKHEEDIEPYSTELEAIKQAFEKKETVAQDLKLKVEVMEKSVVEAQKKKSFWTLVSSATTLLAAVTFAYAARRF; encoded by the coding sequence ATGGCCAGAAAGAAGCCGGCCAAAAAGAAACCGACTCGTAATAAATCCCAAGACTTCCAACAACAAAACCCATCTCAAGAAATTCAAGACTCTGCCAAAGATTCGTCCTTTACAGAATCTTCCAACGAAATGAACCCCCAATCTCCCATGGAAGATCCTAATGAGCAGCTTCAGAGTCTTCAGACTCTTAACTCATTACTTGTCAAGGAGACCTTTGAAAAGAGACAACAGGTTGAGTTATTGGTTCAATACTATAAAGGCCTCGAGGCTGAGTTGAGTAAGAGGAAGGAACTTGAGGGTGTGCAGAGTGACAAAAATATGGGGTTGGAATGGCAAAATGGGGTTCTTTCGGTTTATATGGAGACTCAAATGAAGGAAATGGGTGTTGAGAAGGAAAGGGAGATTGGGGAATTGAACAGTAAGGTGAATGGACTAATAAGCAGtcttgaaaatgaaagagaaaggtTGAGTTTGGTTTCTAAAGAGAGAGATTTGGCAAGGAATGATTTTGAGTTGCAGGTTAATGAGGGTAGTTTGATGAAAGCGAACCTAGTGGACATGGAGAAAAATGAGAGGGGATTTCTGGAAGAGATTGGGAAACTGAGAGTTGAATGTGATAAGTTGCTTGGGGACAAGGAGGAATTGGAGAAGGTGAAGAGTTCAGTGGTGAAAGATAAAGACTTGTTGGAGAAGAACATTAAGGATATGGTCATGGAAGTTGAGGATTTAAGAATAAAGATTGAAAATCTTGAGAAGGAGAAGAAAGAGATAGAGATGGAGAAAATTTACCAAAGAGCGAAGATTGATGAGTTGGAAAAGAAAATGCGAAATATGGATGAGGTTATATTGAATTTCAATAAGGAAGAGGGGGTGTTGCGGTCCAAAGTTTTCTTGTTGGAAAAGAATTATGCTGAAGCAATGGATAGAGAGGCTGAACTGGCAAAAGAGATTGATGCATTGGTGGAAGAAAAGAGAGCAATAGAACAGAATCTTGAAAGGGTAATGGAGGAGAAGGATCTTGCCACAAAATCTTTGGAGACTACAGTGGCGGAGTCTGCGGATAAGCAGAGAAGAATTGACAAGTTATTGGAGGAAAGGGATGCAGCTACAAGAGTATTGGAAATGAATAAGAAGGAACTAAAGGATATGCGGGAGAAGATTGAAGACTTTCTTGGAGACAAAAGTGAGATTGAGAAGGTCAAATTTAGTGGTGAGATTAATAAATCTGAGCTACATAAAGAAGTGAGTGATCTGTGGGATGTTGTGAATAGGCTGCTAGAGGCATGTGAGGCTTatgaaaacaagaaaaaagaattgATATCTGAAGTTAGCTGTATTAGAGTTTCATTTGATGAATTGACTCTTGAGAAGGACAATGCATTGAAAGTATTGGATGAGGAGAAGCAAAATGGTGTTAACTTGAGATTGAAAGTTTCAGAAATGGAGAAGATACTTGAGGAAACTACGGAAGAACTGACACAGAAGAAGGCTGAATGGCAGAACCTAATCAAGGAAAAGGAGGAGATGGTAAATCACTGCAGATCAATGGCTGAAGATAAAGATGGGCTGCAGAAGGAACTTCTGGAGGCAAAGAGAACTCTCAATGATTTGAGGGCTAAAATGGAATCAACCAGCATTAAGTATCAGCAACTGTTGACTTTGTTGAAGAACACTGCTTCACGGTTATGTCAATCTAAATGTGAAACTGAtcgaaagaagaaggaagaagctGCTATTGCTGAAAGGAAACATGAAGAGGACATTGAACCATATTCAACAGAACTGGAGGCAATCAAACAAGCATTTGAGAAAAAAGAGACAGTAGCTCAAGATTTGAAGCTGAAAGTTGAGGTAATGGAGAAATCAGTAGTGGAAgcacaaaagaaaaagagtttctGGACTTTGGTCTCCTCCGCAACAACTCTTTTGGCTGCAGTAACCTTTGCATATGCTGCAAGACGATTTTGA
- the LOC107933865 gene encoding histone H2AX gives MSSTGGSAKGGRGKPKSSKAVSRSHKAGLQFPVGRIARFLKAGKYAERVGAGAPVYLSAVLEYLAAEVLELAGNAARDNKKNRIVPRHIQLAVRNDEELSKLLGSVTIANGGVLPNIHQTLLPKKMGKGKGDIGSASQEF, from the exons ATGAGTTCCACCGGAGGATCAGCGAAAGGAGGGAGAGGGAAGCCCAAGTCATCGAAGGCGGTGTCGAGGTCGCACAAGGCTGGGCTTCAGTTTCCCGTGGGGAGGATCGCCAGGTTCTTGAAAGCTGGCAAGTATGCCGAACGTGTCGGTGCTGGAGCTCCCGTCTACCTCTCTGCCGTGCTTGAGTACCTCGCTGCTGAG GTACTAGAACTTGCTGGAAACGCAGCGAGAGACAACAAGAAGAATCGAATAGTTCCAAGGCACATACAGTTAGCAGTGAGGAATGATGAGGAGTTGAGCAAGCTTTTGGGTTCAGTTACAATTGCAAATGGGGGTGTTTTGCCTAACATTCATCAAACCCTTCTTCCCAAGAAAATGGGAAAGGGTAAGGGTGACATTGGCTCTGCTTCTCAGGAGTTTTAG
- the LOC107933828 gene encoding histidine-containing phosphotransfer protein 1, whose protein sequence is MDLVQLQRQFVDYKTSLYHEGFLDEQFTQLQELQDENNPDFVVEVVSLFFEDSERLLNELARALEQQNIDYKRIDAHVHQLKGSSSSIGAQRVQKVCIAFRNYCEEQNVEGCLKCLQQVRHEYSLVKTKLESLFQLEQQILTAGGSFPM, encoded by the exons ATGGATTTGGTTCAGTTGCAAAGGCAGTTTGTTGACTACAAAACCTCACTCTATCATGAG GGTTTTCTGGATGAACAATTTACCCAACTTCAAGAACTTCAAGATGAAAACAACCCAGATTTTGTGGTTGAAGTGGTGTCTCTTTTCTTTGAAGATTCTGAAAGACTTCTCAATGAACTGGCTAGAGCTCT AGAGCAGCAGAACATAGATTACAAAAGGATTGATGCTCATGTTCACCAGTTGAAAGGTAGTAGCTCCAG CATTGGCGCTCAGAGAGTTCAGAAAGTCTGCATAGCCTTCCGCAACTACTGCGAGGAGCAGAACGTCGAAGG GTGTCTTAAATGTCTGCAACAAGTGAGGCATGAGTATTCGCTTGTGAAAACCAAGCTTGAATCTTTGTTCCAG CTTGAACAGCAGATCTTGACTGCTGGAGGCTCATTTCCGATGTAA